The DNA segment TTAGCGACTTGTGATTCAGAGGGACTTTACTCAGTTGTCGTTAATACcaatgaacaaatatatactgcACATGGAAACGTAACAATATTACGTAAGATATTTAGTTTAATAATATGAATATGTTATTGCAGTTTGTAAACTGTCAGTGGGGAGGgtaaagaaagaaagaaagaaagtaCGAAAACCAATGTTctaatttatgataaaacagAACACAATAACAAAACGACAGACAGAAATCAATTGCAGTTTCCTGACTTGAGAGATGAACATACAGAATGTATCGGGATTGACCATGTCCGTAAGCACTTGAACCACCCTTTATTCTGGAATAAAGGTATACTAgtacacacacacaaaaaacagTTAAATTCACTCGGAAAGGTCTTTTAAAAGCAACGGCAAAATATCATTTCTCTTGAACAATAacgaaaaatacataaaaatctcaaaacttgagaattgaaatggggaatgtttcaaagagacaacaacccgaccaaagagcagacaataGTTGTAAGCCACCAATGCCACGATTCGAAGGTTGAGAACAGCATTTTAACATTATCATGAAATATTGACATTATTACAAAGGCatgtgaaataataatacatcacatgtaaatataaatttagttATTAGTATCTGtatttgtccattcgtttttgatacgttttgttatttgattttgccatgtgattatggagtttccgaattgattttcctctaggttcagtatttctgttattttactttttagatgtAAATATATTACTAGTATGGTGATGTTTGACAGACGCGGATAAATAGATCCTTATTGTGTGTTATCATAATTAAAAAGATTGCACACACTACATTGCAAATTCGGGAAATTATGACCCGTTTTTATCGATAATTTTGTCGTGTTaagacaacttgaaacttttttgttaaaacaatttgtactttttgaaaacttgactttttgtttatcttaataATCGACACAGAGTGTCTTACATAAGAGTAGGTAACATGTCGAAAATTATATATTTCGCAGTAAAATGTATGTAATCTGAAAATAATCTGTTTTGCTCagctaatttttgttttcaggaTATTACCATTTTTTCAAGATTAGGATCTTAATAACTTTTGGAAACATTTTCACAATGGTACATATTTTGTGTAACCAACTCGTCTCCTCGAGAGATATCGATATAGATCATTGAATCAGTACAGCGAAATTACAAATGCTTTGAAATTTACATACTATCATAACATAAAGTTTctcttattgtttttaatttgattcaaGACTACTAGTCATGGTTTAGGAATCATTctgttcttttcattttttcataatatGAGGTCAATCTTATTCAATTTATGGGTTTTGAATAAATTAGTTATGATTAGTACTAATTAATTTATACACTATCATAATTATGTCCAGGAGGTATTATCTGCTCTGAATAATTCGTCTTGGTTTTAAACAGGCAAACCATCAATTCCAAATTTAGAAATGAACAAAGATCAGGTGATAAATCTTGGATATTACAGACCCGGATTTGAACACGTATGCAGTGGTGACGTTGGGGAACCTCCCGGGAATCTAATTTTAGAAATACAACACACTGACTCGACTTTTTTCGAACCGTTACAAGATCAATtcattaaaatcatatttacaaatattgaacGAGAACATTGCTATAACAATACAATGACAGTCGTCTTTGGCATGCTGTTTTATTCTGAAATGATCAATGGTAAAATACGATGTCGAGTGGACAATTCCGTTTCTTTGGGAACCAATGAAATTTTTGCAGATACAGAAGATTTACAACTTATTCCAGGTTTGATTCTGGCTAATCTTGTTTTAAGCCCCCATGCACTGAAAGGGTATAAAACATATCACATTAAgtatacacaaaaacaaaacaaaattctaaatatgttAAGAAAACACACAATTACCAAGAGAGTAAAAGCCAAATAGTTggcaaaacattgaaaaaaaccaactaaCTCTTTTACGTTATGAACCCTGCTAAAATTTATGTGAACTAAATCGCTCATTTTGCAAGCTGTCTCTCATGGATAAACAAgttattgattttataattcGTTTGATATTCAGTGAAACTGGCTAAAGTTATGCTACATCTTTAATACATGTTTATGTACGTGTTTTGGGGTTTTTTCTTCAGTTAAACgaaccaataaatcaataacaGTTCAAATGgaaataatgatacataaataaactttacgattttttttatcaaagatgTTGGTTCTAGGTAGTaatctaaaaacaaatttaggGTAAAACAAATGATCACCAAACCAGACTTATAGAAGTATCACATGTTTTTACAGGTTCACATGACGATTAGTTCATTATTAACTGTTGataattactttttatattttggtttgAAATCAAGGACTTCTAGTCCAACATTAATGACCTATTTAGCAATAGTCATTTATAAGCAAAACAATCATcacaatttttctttaatttttattttctgaatgttatttttacagaagAAATTTGCAATTGCAATACTGATGATGGTGCAAAAAGGGGACACCCAACAGTTTGTGACGTTTTTGTGCAGTGTACTAATTTCACAGTACCTCAAGGGTTACCATGTCCTTCTCTAAACTGTAGAAATAGTATAACGGGTGAATGTGGAACGGACTGCTCTGTGAAAACATGCAGTGAGCCAGTCCCAAAAGGTAATACTATCCTTAATAGAcacaatcttttaaaataatagttACGAAAGCGACAGGGCTGACTTCCACTAACTGTATCTCTATCATTTGAAATGAGTCTCAATTTTACCTAAAAACATAGTTTAACACCAAAATGTGAGTAATTTAAGATTCTTTTAGTATAAGGGATTATTTCTAAACAGATAACCAACTTACTGACGCCTGTCGATATACCAAAATAGCAATTCTCGCAGACTTTGACTTATCCCCCAGAAGAATATAGGGACATATTTAAGCCAAACGAACATTTCTGTATAAATAAAAAgcttatttaaaacattatgatttgaataaaatggATATATGACAAAGTCTCTTCAATATTCAGTCTTCAATATTTAGATATTGACTCTGTGATAAAATGAAGATAAAGGGTTTTGTTCTTACATCCTTATGTCTCTGGTATTAAGAATCAATTTATTCACTTCTTTTCTAGTTCTCTGGTGATTAAGAGTTGGACATGttcaaaaacacatgttttgttttaattgaagaTTAGATATTgacctacatgtacatatgttgtttttaagttttgtgtgtcaCTTGAATATTGTCTCATCTACGTACGTTTATCCAGTACTTTCTTATGTCATGCTTACAATTCATAATTTATACGTCCGGTATTAAAAACAGGCGGCGTTTCAACAATGTGTAATACAACTATGAAAAGactattcattattattcaccaACAGCAACctttcaaaagttcaaacaaaaaactcaaACGTTATGTAAAGCAAAAAAACGCAAGACAATGAAAACCAAAAGGTATCATTAAAATATTCGATTTTTTCTTTTAGATTTTTGTCAATAGGAACGACAAAAACAGTTCCTGTTGGATTAAGACAAAATATCAGAGGTATTTGTATATGCAAGTTAAGactttgtatttgatgtaatCTTATTTGATATGAACAAttgaacaaatataaacaaatgtacatAAACCAAGTcgcatgaaaaaaataaccccttttaaaaaatgcatggTAAAACGATTAGAAAAAGATTTGCACAACTGCAAACGATGGCGAAATAATGTAATTGTCGATAATCACTACTAAAATACGTATTGTGGGTATGGTGAtcatttgatgagactgtcatcaacgCGAGAGGGTAAGCGGTATAAAACcgggtttaatccaccattttctacatttgaaaatgcatgtaccaagttaggaatatgacagtgcTTGTCCATtggtttttgatgtgttttgttattagattgtgccatgtgattatgtgactttccgaattgattttcctctaaattcagtattttggtgattttactttttacaacacCGCTACTGGTTAATTAGTAACCGATGATTCGCAATACTAAGTAGATAGTTAGTCTATGTTTGTATGATTCAAATGATAcattcaatttgaattttcaagttcaaaatacaatttattgttTCAAAGCTTAAATTCCGAATCCTTCAAGAAGATTTAACCGTTAACGGCTTAATTGTTCATTTATGGTCATACAAAATACATCATGGTCACTCACGTTCAaataaagtctatatatatatatatatatatcttttaaagaatttaaattattatctttattatcttttaaagaaTGATATAGGACAGGCTTAAactttttatagtcataaaTGCATTCTCAATTCACTTGTATCACTAATTTGATGCATGTTTATATTCAAAACAGGAGGGGGGGGCAATGAAAAGCTTGTTTGAATTTGAATGATACATcgttatatacattttgtttataactTTCTTACTTTGCAGGTTCTGTGTGAAATCCAGTACGTGGATATACTTTCCTACAACCATTCAGATTATCCTGTTTATGTctcatcaatatttttattggaaCATTTAGAGAATATATTTGTGTAGTCATTGACATAAATGAACATGTAACAATGTGTTGTTTAAAGATTCACATTAAACTCATCATGTTTATCTAGACGAAGTTCAAGCTTGATCGGAATATTGCATTAATTGTTCATATATCAATATGTTGTCTAGTTTACAAACAGAACATCATGATCATTTGAATgtaataaacaataaagaatTATTCCATTTATACtacatatttcaatttcttgatagtaaaatgtgaataaaaattatcaattagcCTTGCTTCTTGAACCTTTGAACTTGTAAATTCAATGTCATATACAGACACACAAAAATTGAACTCCTCAACAATGCTTAAATGGTTTTACAAGAACTAGTGTAATCTTACAATTTAAGGtggaaaatgattttaaaagtgAAGAGCTTGTCTTTGATTTCCATTTTACTGAAACGAAACCATCCCTTTCAATTCAAGACTTTACAGAGGTGCAATGAGTATCGTATGACTATGAGATTTAGATTCAAGAGATTGTCTATCAAAGGCGTTATACAAAGATATGTAATGGCACGTGTCTGTCAAGTTATAATTTGTAATTCCGTTTAACCCTCATTGACTTTCTTGTCATACGTCTGACAATAATCatgaatattttacatattttagttAGAAGGCATATGATTAACACACATATTCGTTTCCACTTGCATGAATAACCATCGCGATTGTTTgccttaaaacaaaaaagtccaAATAAAGATTACTGTGGACAATATTAATCAAATTGCCttctattaaaatatttgattattgacgttttttttttatatataaaactacaTCCTCAAAGAGTTTATGTTTTTTCATCATGCAAAAAATCAAGGAGGTTACTAACATAATAGGAATTTATACaagcaaaaaacaacaaaagtacTGTATTAGGGAAGCCTTACTAAGTTGAGAAATTAATCCATGTGtcgtttttttaacaataaaaaaatattaaaactaagAAAAGTACTTGGATTAATTGgttaatgttttgaaatgtgATAGGTATGTACATGACAGCCAACCTAGGTGCACAACAATTAAATaggttgttaaaaaaaaaaatctgatcaaAATCTTCAGACATTTATTGCCATTAAGTTATTGGTTTCTCGTACTCTTATTCGCCGGTAGCATTTCTGTATGCACTGACTAAAACTACAAGACCTAACGATGGAATAAAGCAACAGCAAAGCACAAGTAGGAGGGGAAACCTTAATTAAAAGAATGTAAACACACGAGTACTGGAAGGTTAATCGTGTTAAAAGAATAGTTAGATGATAAAACACACGAAATCGGTTATCCACTGTTATGTATTGCAGAGTTTGATTAAAGAATGGAAACTCAAAggaaatataaaagaagataCCTCACTTTATCGACTCACTTTTTTTGCAAGTCTTCCATGAATGAGTCTGCGTTGATTGGTTATCACATCTTGATACGGTAAACCTCGACAACaaacccataaaataaaaaaatgagataAAGTTTCCGGTCAACAATCACCGAATGAAATTATTGTTTTCGATACTACATTATGGGttcgtttttaaaaaaaatcgtacagAGAGGATTTATGTGTAGTTCAGGTACCATTGTTTCCCTTATAATAGAAACAAGGCTTTCAATTTGGTACGCAAGacacgcgttttgtctacataagactcggtAAAGACGCTCAGTTCAAAATAGTTTAAGAGCTAAACAAGTATTTCGAATAATGTTTACTTTTGCgaacaataaatttataagtctttgttaatttttcacttttcaaagCATTATGAATAATtcatctttgtttcaaataaaaaaaaaatacatgacatGAGTAAATTTTCATCCTGTCAGTATTACAGACAAAAATTAACATACTAGTTCTTTCATAAAAGACaataaccatcactggaagttTTCCAATCAAATATTCATCCCCTACCTAATCTGTTTATAAGCTTTAATAGTAACCCTCAGGtctacaaaatgtttaatggaaacaataaataaaaaagattggTGCTTTGATTCACTCACGATAATGTTATTGACTAAAATAAGAAACGTATTACTGCAATGAGATGTCAGATGCAAGAGAAAAAAATTTCGACGCTTTTATGTATGCAtctatgatttggtggtattacacctatatgtatacattggctgaatatttaaaaatacacaaCACGCTTTTTTATGAGTTTAGACCTAACATTTAGGGGTTTTTGTCTAGAACAATCAGGGGTTATCCCTTTTCAGTCAATGGAatttgcctttttaatttttttgtaatatatcaGTAGTCCTCCAATCATAGTGTTGTTTTTGCCTCTTTGACTTGTGATTGCTGTCGAGAATGCCGCGTTTTACTGTTATGTATCTATGGTTGACGTCAGGGAGACGTCGCCTGAGCAGTTCTGATATAATGAAGTAAACGTCAAACTGTATGgttgttattgttttctgtatacGATATTAGAAGTTAGCCTCGACATTTATGGTGCCGTGaccaaaaaagaaaatggaCACAAAGCTGAAAGACGTTCATTCCGGGCATAAAGGAGCAATTACAAGACTTTGGAAGAACTTTGGTGAGATACGAGACCTTTCCGAAATAGAAATTGAGGACGTCACAGCTATTTTAGATTCCGTGTTACAGAAAAGGGATATTCTTAAAGATCTGAATGATAAAATTGTGGAAGCAAGCTCGGATGAAGACGTGGTGGATAAAATTCAACAAACAGATGAGTACATGTTTGATTTAGATTCAAAAATTCGTCAAATTAGAAAACTCATTAATCCCTCCCAATCGAAAAGTCAAAATTTACCCGTCAATACTACAGTTTTTCAAGCTAGTCACGTTACTCCCTCTGATACACCCATGCATACCTTGATTTCGCCTACAGCAAATAGTGTACCCGCAAGCGACTCCTCTCAATTGAACCCGCACGCCAATTGTTTCACGTCAACATCTCATGTACAATCGAATGCAGCCTCGTTTTATACAAGTAACCCCGCTATATCAGAGATTATTCCTGCTACGAACGCGTCTATGCATATTCCAAGTTTACATTCGTCTTCTAGCACAAATAATCAGTACCACAAATTACCAAAGTTGAACTTGCCTACGTTTAAAGGGAATATTTTAGATTGGCAATCCTTTTGGGATTCTTATGAGACATCTATACACACAAATCCAACGCTCAGCGACGCACAGAAGTTTAACTACTTTAAGTCACTACTACAGGGAGAAGCGTTTCAGACCATATCAGGTTTTTCGATGAAAAACACTAACTACGGCAAAGCTATTTCGTTGTTACAAGAGAGGTATGGACAGATACATACTATAATACAAACATACATGCAAGCTCTACTTGAGATTTCGCCGCCGATTTATACTTTAGTAAGCCTCCGCAATTATTATGACAAAACTGAAACTTACGTACGAGGTCTAGAGTCACTCGGACAGACTACAGACACTTATAGTTCACTACTGGTACCCATTATTCTGAACAAGTTGCCCGCAGAAATACGCCAAAACCTAGCAAGACAACACGGACCGTCAAGTTGGAATTTGAAAGATTTAAGGAAGAGTATACTGAACGAAATTCAAATCATGGAGGCAGGACAAAATGCAGGTACTTATCTTGATTCTATAGACCACCAGTTTGCAAACTCATCTATAAGCACGTTTCACACAGGAAATAATTCACCACAAGGAAACACAACACACAACGCGAAGAAAAGCCAGCCCCGGAATATTAAGGAGAGACCATGTGTTTTTTGTAAAGACATACATCCACCAACATACTGTACCAAGGTTAGTGATCATAAAGCCCGCATAGCTATAGTCAAACGAGACAATTTGTGCTTAAATTGTTTAGGAAATCATCATGCTAATGAGTGTAAATCTAAAAGAACGTGTAGACACTGTGACAAGAGACATCATTCCAGCTTATGTAATGTAAGTAACCATGGTAACAGGGAAACTGCAAACAACCCAGATATACAGAATAATCAAAGTCAGAATCAATCTACATCTGTAAGTCTCATCAATACTACGGAAAACAAGGAAGATACGCACATTTTACATTCATCGACAAAGATGCGCACAACTGTGCTATTGAAGACGGATGTAGCTCCTGTATGGTCAGGTAGTATATGTACGGATacgaatattttatttgatgaagGTGCACAAAGATCTTTTTTAACAGATGATCTAGCGAAAACATTGAATTTGAAAACTGAAGGAGTTGAAGTTGTACACTTATCGGCATTTGGAAAGGAAAACACCAGCACGAGAGAACTACGTAAATCCACCGTGCACATTGAAACAGGAAATAGACGTAAATTTCCAATTAAAGTTCTAATTGTACCTACAATAGCAGTCCCACTTCAGAATCACATGCGCAACGTTAACCGAGATATGAACTATCTAAAAGGATTGAGACTTGCTCATCCAGTTACCAAAGAAGattcttttgaaatttctttACTTATTGGTGCCGACTATTATTGGGATTTTATTGAAGACGAGATTATACGAGGAGATGGACCGACCGCGGTAAGATCAAAGCTTGGGTATTTGCTATCAGGACCCTTACAGTCAGGTATAGCACGTTCGTCTACGACAGCTGGCATCTTTAACTTACTAGTTTCGCACAAATCAGAAGAATTTAATTTGGAAGCGTTCTGGAAACTTGAATCGATAGGCATAGATTCATCCGAAAATCAAGAGAAAGAGACAAATTATTTGAAAGACTATCAGGAGTCATCAATTGAATTTCTAGGAGATAGGTATTCGGCGAAATTGCCATGGAAACAAGATTACGAAGAATTACCGTCAAATTATGATGTTGCAAAAAGGAGAACGGCGAATGTTATCAGAAGAATAGGCAAAGATGCGACCATGTTAAAGAAATACGGAGATATTATAAAGGAACAGGAACGTCGCGGATTTATTGTGAGGGTTGATGAATTAGAACCAACAATTAACAAGGTACATTATATACCACACCATGCCGTTGTTAAGAAAGATTCCAGTACAACACCAATACGTATGCTTATCCAAGATCTTGGTAAGATTTAGACTTCATCGTTATGCTATCACTACCGATATTGAGAAGGcttttttacatgtacatgatgtaggaCTCAACAAAGACGACCGAGATGTAACACGATTTCTATGGTTAAGTAACCCTTCAGACGTAACCAGTCCGTTAATGACGTATAGATTTAAAGTGGTACTATTTGGAGCAACTTGCTCACCATTTATCTTGAGCACTACTCTGTTAAAACATTTACAGCAAACCAACAGTAATACCGCAAGAATGCTTGAACGTGATTTATATGTGGATAACATTTTGACTAGCATTGACAGAGAGAGTGTCACTTTAAACTTCTTTGAGCAAGCAAGGGAAATGATGAGTAAGGCAGGATTTAATTTGAGGTCTTGGAATTCGAACAGCATAAAGGTACGACAACAAGCAGTATCTCAGAAAGTTTTAGACACGGACACAGACACGAAAGTATTGGGAATGAGATGGAATAGTCACACAGATTATATTTTCTATCCACACAAATGCAAGGAAGAAAGTACGACAAAACTTGTAACTAAACGAGAAATATTGAGATATTCGTCAGGAATTTACGATCTGCTAGGATTACTGAGTCCAGTGACAATAACGGCTAAAATTTTGTTGCAAGAAATATGGAAACTTGGATTACAATGGGACAGTATAATAGAGGGAGACCTATGTAACCAATGGATCGGTATACGCGAGAATATTGAGACCGCTACACAAACAGTATTTCCTCGATATTATTTCGCTGAGACTACAGGATCAACACAACACAGTCTTCACATATTTGTTGACGCAAGTACAAAGGCATATGGTGCGGTAGGATATATATGCAATGGACAAGAGACAGCACTTGTAATGGCAAAGTCACGAGTAGCTCCGTTAAAGGAACTGACACTCCCACAACTTGAGTTAATTGCAGCCGTAATCGGAGCACGCTTAGCTAAACACCTTCAATCAACGTTGGAGTGCGAAAACATCACATTTTGGTCGGATAGTCAGATTGTTTTACACTGGCTTAAGTCAACAAAGACATTAAAACGTTTCATACAAAATCGTGCGAATGAAATAAACGAATTGACAAAATCATGGGAATGGAAGTATTGCCCTACAAGCGATAACCCAGCTGATCTAGTAACACGAGGGATAACAGCCGAACAATACACAAACAGCACATTATGGATTAAAGGTCCGCATTGGTTAACAGACAGTTCAACATACCCAAAATCAACATTAATCGACACGTCTTTAtcagttttgttaacagaaaatGAAAGTACATGTAATAGCCAACCAAAGGACGATTCGATTTGTAAATTTGGAATTAactttattattgatattgaacGTTATTCGTCGTACCAGAAACTGTTACGTATCACGTCATATGTACTACGATTTATAGAAAACTGTAGAATTGAAAGGAGTTTAAGGACACTAGAACATTTAAAACCAAGTGAATTATCCAAATCTGTTGAGTTATGGGTTCGAAATTGTCAGGAAACGGCTTTTGCTACGGAATATAACGCATTGAAGTTTAACAGTAAATCACGGGACAGTTTACCGAGAATCAGACAATTAAGATTATTTCTTGACGACAAGAACATCCTCAGATGTGGAGGAAGAATCCAGAATGCACCCTTATCGGAGTCCACCAAATTTCCGTTTATCTTACCTAACGatcatacaatttttaaacttattGTATTAGATGCCCATGAAAGAATTTGTCATTCTGGAGTAAATGCCACAATCGTACATTTGAGACAAAGTTTTTGGATATCCGCAATCCGACAGTTTGTTCGTAAAACACCTAGGAAATGTGTTACTTGTAGAAAGGTTGTTGGACAACCATATGCAGCACCGGATCCACTGCCATTGCCTAAAATTCGACTACAAGAAGCTGGTCCTTTTACAGCTACAGGGATAGATTTCACAGGCGCATTACAAGTTAAAGATAACGAAAATGTCATAAAGAAAGTCTACATATGTTTATTCACTTGTGCCTCTACTAGAGCGATACACCTTGAAGTCGTTACAAATTTGTCAGAAGAAACATTTTTACAAGCTTTTCGGCGCTTTTCAAGCAGAAAATCTTTACCAAAAGTAGTTATGTCAGACAATGGTTCTACTTTTGTATCCGCGTCAGAAGACATCAAACAACTTTgtaattcaaaaaagttaaaagagaCATTATCAGCCCAAGGAATCGACTGGTTTTTCATCCCTAAACGTGCTCTATGGTTTGGTGGATGGTGGGGGCGTCTTATTGGAATGACGAAAAcgaatttgaaaaaagtactAGGAAAATCACTTGTAAATTTAGAGACTCTTCAGACAATCGTTACAGAGATAGAATCCGTCTTAAATGATCGACCCTTAACATATGTGTCTTCAGACCCGGAGGATCTTCAACCACTTACACCAGCTCATCTTCTTTATGGACGTAGGATAAATACATTACCGTACATGGATACTCGTGAAATTGACATGTTTAATGAGAcatttatgaacaaaacaaagttTATCAAACGTGTTCAAAGACAATCATTACTCTTACAACAATTCTGGAACAGATGGAAAACAGAGTATTTGACGTCATTGCGTGAATTCCACAAGAAAACGGGAAACAATTCCACTATAATCAGAATAGGCGATGTAGTTCAGATTCATGATGAAAACAGAAGAATAATGTGGAAAACCGGGCTAGTGGAAAACCTAACCAAAGGAAATGATGGACTAGTTCGTTCCGCTATTATTCGAACCAAAACGGGAACCACATCACGTCTGATCGTCAAGTTGTATCCCCTTGAACTTTGTACAGACATCGAAACATCAAAGGACGAAGAAGCTCGACAGAAGAAAGAACCAAGTGCGACCACAAGCCGGATGTTGCCAAACCGAGAAGCAGCCAGAAGAGccaggtaaaatattaaaaaatggacTAAATAATGCGTAAACTATTAACTGTTCAGATTTATTATGGACTTTTACGAATATTCTTGATTTAATTGTCTAAGTGAACAAGTGCGCGGAAAATATAGACACTGTTAATTATCGAAATAGACTAATTTGGGATTTAATTGAAAGATAACTAGTCTGGAAGCAAGTGACTGTGCTTaagttttaagtttaagttttgaatttgaGAGACAgtaaatttaattcatttttttttcttgattgtaatttaattttgatatttactttTCGCCGCCCGGAGAATGTCGAGAATACCGCGGGAGTCAAGACATCGCGTTTTACTGTTATGTATCTATGGTTGACGTCAGGGAGACGTCGCCTGAGCAGTTCTGATATAATGAAGTAAACGTCAAACTGTATGgttgttattgttttctgtatacGATATTAGAAGTTAGCCTCGACAATTGCCTCCTTggtcatatttatttaaaatcaaacttcTGATTAAATTTGTATAAGATAGTACAATAGAACACATTGgattgaaatatatttcattaagtTGTATTCCTTATCAATTAACGTACGTATTACGAAACCttttatcatattaaaaattgtcattttatcgGAAATTGTTTTCACATAAATAATTTAGTACGTTGTTCGGTAATTTTAACAGTATTTATTAACCAATATAtgtaaattctaaataaattttGACATGCAAAcgtaaagaaattaaaatccTAATTAGCATCaatgattaattattttttcagcaTGGGTGTAGatagtaaaattaaatgacGTTGTGGGTCATGAAATTAATTTGACTAGTCCGAACATCACGAAGTGTAATTAAAAATTTAGTTTAATTCAGTATTTGCCTTTGCtaatttgaatttcaagaaGAATGCATGTCCGTGAATACTTCGAAAAATAGTTTTAGTAGCATACCTACTTTTAACATAATACAGAAATGGAGTTTTTGTCGATATCAAC comes from the Mytilus trossulus isolate FHL-02 chromosome 3, PNRI_Mtr1.1.1.hap1, whole genome shotgun sequence genome and includes:
- the LOC134710773 gene encoding uncharacterized protein LOC134710773, with the protein product MLERDLYVDNILTSIDRESVTLNFFEQAREMMSKAGFNLRSWNSNSIKVRQQAVSQKVLDTDTDTKVLGMRWNSHTDYIFYPHKCKEESTTKLVTKREILRYSSGIYDLLGLLSPVTITAKILLQEIWKLGLQWDSIIEGDLCNQWIGIRENIETATQTVFPRYYFAETTGSTQHSLHIFVDASTKAYGAVGYICNGQETALVMAKSRVAPLKELTLPQLELIAAVIGARLAKHLQSTLECENITFWSDSQIVLHWLKSTKTLKRFIQNRANEINELTKSWEWKYCPTSDNPADLVTRGITAEQYTNSTLWIKGPHWLTDSSTYPKSTLIDTSLSVLLTENESTCNSQPKDDSICKFGINFIIDIERYSSYQKLLRITSYVLRFIENCRIERSLRTLEHLKPSELSKSVELWVRNCQETAFATEYNALKFNSKSRDSLPRIRQLRLFLDDKNILRCGGRIQNAPLSESTKFPFILPNDHTIFKLIVLDAHERICHSGVNATIVHLRQSFWISAIRQFVRKTPRKCVTCRKVVGQPYAAPDPLPLPKIRLQEAGPFTATGIDFTGALQVKDNENVIKKVYICLFTCASTRAIHLEVVTNLSEETFLQAFRRFSSRKSLPKVVMSDNGSTFVSASEDIKQLCNSKKLKETLSAQGIDWFFIPKRALWFGGWWGRLIGMTKTNLKKVLGKSLVNLETLQTIVTEIESVLNDRPLTYVSSDPEDLQPLTPAHLLYGRRINTLPYMDTREIDMFNETFMNKTKFIKRVQRQSLLLQQFWNRWKTEYLTSLREFHKKTGNNSTIIRIGDVVQIHDENRRIMWKTGLVENLTKGNDGLVRSAIIRTKTGTTSRLIVKLYPLELCTDIETSKDEEARQKKEPSATTSRMLPNREAARRAR
- the LOC134710772 gene encoding uncharacterized protein LOC134710772; protein product: MDTKLKDVHSGHKGAITRLWKNFGEIRDLSEIEIEDVTAILDSVLQKRDILKDLNDKIVEASSDEDVVDKIQQTDEYMFDLDSKIRQIRKLINPSQSKSQNLPVNTTVFQASHVTPSDTPMHTLISPTANSVPASDSSQLNPHANCFTSTSHVQSNAASFYTSNPAISEIIPATNASMHIPSLHSSSSTNNQYHKLPKLNLPTFKGNILDWQSFWDSYETSIHTNPTLSDAQKFNYFKSLLQGEAFQTISGFSMKNTNYGKAISLLQERYGQIHTIIQTYMQALLEISPPIYTLVSLRNYYDKTETYVRGLESLGQTTDTYSSLLVPIILNKLPAEIRQNLARQHGPSSWNLKDLRKSILNEIQIMEAGQNAGTYLDSIDHQFANSSISTFHTGNNSPQGNTTHNAKKSQPRNIKERPCVFCKDIHPPTYCTKVSDHKARIAIVKRDNLCLNCLGNHHANECKSKRTCRHCDKRHHSSLCNVSNHGNRETANNPDIQNNQSQNQSTSVSLINTTENKEDTHILHSSTKMRTTVLLKTDVAPVWSGSICTDTNILFDEGAQRSFLTDDLAKTLNLKTEGVEVVHLSAFGKENTSTRELRKSTVHIETGNRRKFPIKVLIVPTIAVPLQNHMRNVNRDMNYLKGLRLAHPVTKEDSFEISLLIGADYYWDFIEDEIIRGDGPTAVRSKLGYLLSGPLQSGIARSSTTAGIFNLLVSHKSEEFNLEAFWKLESIGIDSSENQEKETNYLKDYQESSIEFLGDRYSAKLPWKQDYEELPSNYDVAKRRTANVIRRIGKDATMLKKYGDIIKEQERRGFIVRVDELEPTINKVHYIPHHAVVKKDSSTTPIRMLIQDLGKI